The Triticum aestivum cultivar Chinese Spring chromosome 6D, IWGSC CS RefSeq v2.1, whole genome shotgun sequence genomic sequence CATGCAGGAGCCCATCATCACTGGTAACAACAAAAAGATGAAATAGCACGACATGCTTGTAGAATTACGCTCACCTTACAACATACAAGGTGTTTTATTTGGCACTTCAGTAGTCCAGTTCACACACATGAAAAACCATAGTACAAATAAATGCTCGATCGAGTCTGAACTCTAAACAGAATTTAGCTagggaacacacacacacacacacacaagcagtTGAAAGGAAAATTACACTAATTAAGGCTGTAGAAAACGAACAGGAGAAGCAGCCCCCAAGATGCGCACCTCAGTCCCAATACTCCACTACAAGTTTGACCTGATTGGGGTGAGTCCTGAGCTGCTCCACCGCACGTTCCATTTCCAGGTTGCTTTTACTACCACTGAGCTTGGCCTCTTTAAGGCTTTCCAAGTTCTTGAGGCCAACAACGCTCATCCTCTCGCTATAAAAAAACAACACAAGGGTCTCCAGCTTTGTCATTGATCCTCTCTCGAACACGAGCTTGCTGGAAAATCCGACCACCTTCAGGATCCTTAGCACCGGGAAGCTGTGTTTGCCGCGTGCAACCAGTTCTCTTCCGTTTTTGCAGTCAATGTCCTTCAGACGAACACTGTGAAGCTTGGGCACCTTACACAAGACATTAAATAACTTGTCACCATCAAGTTCTTTTGCCTCTCCCACTTCAATCTTTGTGAGGTGTGTGAGTGATGAGATCCAGTCGGGCAATTGGCTAATGCCTCGGTCAAACACACCAAGGCATTGGAGAAGTGGCGGCGGCTTGGAGAAGATAGGGAGAAACTCCAAACAACTACTCCTCCCGAATTTCACATTTAGCAACCGGAGGCTGCTTGTCTTGCTCAAGGAGGAGGCAAGGTTAGTCAAACACCCATCATCGACTTCTGCATGGATTACGATACTTAGCAACTGCAATTGTGTCAGCTTACCAATCTCTTGGGCAACCGATGGACTGTCAACAACTCCTACGTCCACCTCGCGTAGCGCTTTCATCTTCCAGACCCCTCGTGGCAGATTCCACCTGTTGGACCGTAGGCGCTCTAGTTTGCTTAGCTTTGTCACAGTTCGTGGCAACTTCCAGATGTGTGAGTGTTTTACATCAAGGGTCTCCAAGTGCTCTAGATTGCCAACTTTGCGAGGCATCTTTGCGACGTTTGTATTCCTCAAGCTCAAGAACTTGAGAAGATACAGTCGGCAGACATCTCTCATGTGCTTGTTTCTCAGGGCCTGGCAATCTTCCAGGTCAAGTACTCTCAGCAATTTGAACTCACCTAGGTGATCCAGTAGCTTGCCAAAACCGTCACGCTGAAATGTGGTCAATGACCGGACATGCTGTAGCTTCATCGCCTCAATGCCATGCCTTGAATGATGATGCTCGTCATGGCCATTATCGTGGATGGAGAGGCGGCGGACCTTGCCATGTCCATCTGTCTTCCCTCCAAATTCACGCCCTACCAAGCTAACAAAGTTAGACTCATGGGATTTGGACACCATGACCTCAAGGATCATGTCATGCACCCGGCACCCCTGTACCTCCACTTCTCTAGAATGTTTTAACTGGTACACAAACTTGTCTAGTTGAATCATGTTCCTACTTATCAACTCGTTGAAGTATTCTTCTGCAACCTCCAACAAAGTCAAGCCCCGTTTCTCAGTGACCAGACCTTCAGCAATCCATCTGTATAGCAGTCTATCCTTGGCAATCATATAATCCTCCGGGAAAATGCTCACATACATCATGCAAGCCTTCAGATAATGAGGTAGGTAGTCATAGCTGAGTGTAATCAACTGCCTCATCCCCTCGAGGGCACGGTTGCTTTCCATATGAGAACTAATTGATCTAGAAGCTTGTTTCCACATATCTATGCTCTCAGCTGACGTAGAGCTTGGCAGAAGGCTAGCGATGCTAACGATGGCCAACGGCAAGCCACCACATTTTTTCAAAATTATATCCATGGTTTCTTGAAGTTCTTTGGGGCAATCACCCTTCTTTGCGGAGCTAAACACTCTTCTGACAAATAATTTCTCAGATGATTCTTTTAATAGGGGCTTCATATGATGGACAAAGTCGACACTAGAGGCCGCAGCCACTGCCTTTATCCGAGTTGTCACAATGATTCTGCTGCCACAATTATTCTTTGGAAATATGTTCCAAATAGCTTCCCAGGCTGGTAGCCTCCATACATCATCGATCAaaatgagatacctggttttattTGACATATGCATGCTTGGAGTTAGAAAGTTTGTGTACAAGCAAAATAATAATTAGAAATAGTAGTTAAAATAGAAATACTAACAATACTCATAGAAAATTAAGGACTTGGTTTATTTTTAGCAGAAAACAAAAGAACTTTTGTTTCTCTGCAAGCGACAGTTGTTGAGTATCATGATTATTAGAAAGTATATGATACACTAGGATTTATTTCTACCTTGTCTTGTACTCAAAGTTGATcatatactcctatatatatgtccaCGAGGCTCAAGTAATAAACATCAAATTCCACCAATCTCCCTCTCGATTCTTTCTACATGGTATCAACCTAACTCTGATCCAAAATCCCAGCGTCGCAACCACTTCCGCACCGCGCCGTCCTCGGGGCATTCGATCTTCATGATCGTACCGGGAGCCGCACGGCCCGTATCTACAGTTCTGGCTGTCACACATCCGTCTGCGCGCGGCCTCATTTGCTCCTCCGCGTCGCGTGACTGACCTAGTTATTCGCTTGCGAGCACCTtagcaggtcccgtgaagatcgtccctgCGTCCAGCGCGCCCGTCCACCGACCGAGCAACGGCTTACCGCTGCGTCGCCCCATAGGCCGCAGTGCCCCCGCCTCATGTTCTTCCTACGGCTGCATCGACTCGCACGCCGCCGTtatgtcgccccttcgggccgtagcgccgcggcacATGGTTCACTCCACTACCACGAGGCCGTGCCCACGATCGCACCAACCCGTGCGCTGTTGCAGCATCACCCCTTCGGGTCATAGCGCATCAGCATGCGGTCCATGCCACCGCCCTGAAGCCATCCCAGCGATCGCACCAACCCGTGCGCTGCTGATACATCGCCACTTCGAGTCATAGCGCCGCATCACACGGTCCACgctgccgccccgaggtcttcctcgTCATCGTCCCGACCCACGCAATCTCATtgcatcgccccttcgggccatagaGCTGACACGTCtttaacatatctataatttttgattgctccatgctattatattatcaactttagatattttatatgcatttatatgctattttatattatttttgggactaacttattaactcaGTGCCtaatgccaatttctgttttttccttattttttggctttcgctgaaaaggaatatcaaacggagtccaaataaaacaaaactttacgatgatttttcttggaccagaagacacctatgaGACTTCGAGTGGGGGCCAAAGGACCCATGAGGCGACGACAAGCCGTAGGGGGGCGACTTAAGGGGGGCGCCCctgggcttgtggccccctcgggagtcCCATGCACCGACTCTTTggcctataaatttccaaatattccagaaaccctagtggAGTCGCTAAAtatacttttccaccgctgcaggtctctgttcccgtgagatcccatcttggggccttttccggtactccaccggagggggtttcgatcacggagggcatctacatcaaccttgttgccctttcgatgatgtgtgagtagtttaccacagacctacgggtccatagctagtagctagatgtttatttctctctctttgatcttcaatacaatgttctcctcgatgttcttgtagatctattcgatgtaatcttctttcgcggtGTGTCTGTTGAGATCCGAGGAATtatgaatttatgatcagatcatctatgaatattatttgagttttctctgaactcttttatgcatgattaagatagctttgtatttctcttcgatctattgatttggtttggccaactagattggtttttcttgcaatgggagaggtgctttataataggttcaatcttgcggtgtcctcacccactgacagaaggggcagcgaggcccgtattgtattgttgccattaaggataaaagatggggtttatatcatattgcgtaagtttatccctctatatcatgttatcttgcttaaggcattactccattttataacttaatactctagatgcatcctggatagcggtcgatgagtgaagtaatagtagtagatgcaggcaggagtcggtctacttgtgacggacgtgatgcctatattcatgatcattgccttggatgccGTCATTactttgcgtttttctatcaattgctcgacattaacttttttacccaccgtttgctttctcccagagagaagcctctagtgaaacctttgaccccgggtctatttttcatcatatattttcagatctataaaaccaaaaccccaaaaataccttgttgcaattattttgtgtttactttattttgccttttacttttattttaaatctatctctatcagatctcactattgcaagtgaccatgaagggattgacatcccctttttcgtgttgtgtacaagtgtttgttagtttgtacaggtgcatagattggagacttgcttgtgcctcctactggattgataccttggttctcaactgagggaaatacttatctctactttgctgcatcaccctttcctattcaagggaaaaatcaacgcaagctcaagaagtagaaaGTGCCACGGCGCTCGGTCCACTCCTCCATTCCCGCGCATTGACTTTCGCGTGGTATGCACCGCGTCGCCTCACTAGGCGTGGGAACACCACCGCCCGTGCTCGATCCTTGACACTTTATCGGGTTCTTCCTTTCCTACTTCGAGTATCGCCGCCGCGCTCACCTAGCCATCGCCGCTCTTTTTCCTCCGCGCGGCCATGCTCCTACCGGCGACCGACGTGGCCCCCATGGGCTGCCTCTAGTATCGCCGCCTACTTCGTCGTGCATCATCTTTGTGTTCGTCCTGCACCAACTCATCTCTaccgtcatcgtcatcttccccgTCCACTTCATCTACTCCGAAAACCACGGTCGACATCGGCACCTTCTACCCCATGTCAACTGGCATCGCAAccatcgtcgagtccttctctgttggtcccctccgacatggcgtacagctcgtgcataTCCCCTTTTACGCTTGCCCGGCGCTAGCAACACGGACGCGTGCCCTCGTCCACGACATGTCCCCAGCCTAGCAAGCATGGTGCAACACCTTGT encodes the following:
- the LOC123142827 gene encoding disease resistance protein Pik-2-like, with product MERAAVPVLSKVGQVLVDELQDIRGVGNKVIQLRDELATMNAVLRVISEAKEGSVDHIVREWEKQVHDLVYDAEDCTDTYSLCISRPMARPSIYARAKRVARYPYKKLVLQRALAADIKDLLVRTTAVSERRARYNIDRATLPRAAFLAPVSAASISTNALRRVNDPDQFVGITEQADTLATKIKGPMHVQHDESTAPVHDEDGQINVEVHDEDGKSLKVLSIVGFGGLGKTTLAMELCRQLDMDFPCQATVSVSQAFNVEKDMEGLLKRLLQQLSNKKGDDKQTNPMDVEGPSSRIMKLLKETRYLILIDDVWRLPAWEAIWNIFPKNNCGSRIIVTTRIKAVAAASSVDFVHHMKPLLKESSEKLFVRRVFSSAKKGDCPKELQETMDIILKKCGGLPLAIVSIASLLPSSTSAESIDMWKQASRSISSHMESNRALEGMRQLITLSYDYLPHYLKACMMYVSIFPEDYMIAKDRLLYRWIAEGLVTEKRGLTLLEVAEEYFNELISRNMIQLDKFVYQLKHSREVEVQGCRVHDMILEVMVSKSHEYGFGKLLDHLGEFKLLRVLDLEDCQALRNKHMRDVCRLYLLKFLSLRNTNVAKMPRKVGNLEHLETLDVKHSHIWKLPRTVTKLSKLERLRSNRWNLPRGVWKMKALREVDVGVVDSPSVAQEIGKLTQLQLLSIVIHAEVDDGCLTNLASSLSKTSSLRLLNVKFGRSSCLEFLPIFSKPPPLLQCLGVFDRGISQLPDWISSLTHLTKIEVGEAKELDGDKLFNVLCKVPKLHSVRLKDIDCKNGRELVARGKHSFPVLRILKVVGFSSKLVFERGSMTKLETLVLFFYSERMSVVGLKNLESLKEAKLSGSKSNLEMERAVEQLRTHPNQVKLVVEYWD